One window from the genome of Helicobacteraceae bacterium encodes:
- a CDS encoding diguanylate cyclase produces MFVALMYFSRVVQRLYGVTVALSIAALDSLPAITVSVGCAVYRRNERVEELIKRADMALYDIKRSAKNGVAIR; encoded by the coding sequence ATGTTTGTTGCGTTAATGTATTTTTCAAGAGTTGTCCAACGCTTATACGGCGTTACCGTTGCTTTGTCTATAGCGGCGTTAGATTCGTTACCCGCGATCACCGTTAGCGTGGGTTGCGCGGTCTATCGGCGCAACGAGCGCGTCGAGGAGCTTATCAAACGCGCGGATATGGCGCTTTACGATATAAAACGATCCGCCAAAAACGGCGTTGCGATACGTTAG
- a CDS encoding glycoside hydrolase family protein, translating into MSYLEKAKEQIKKHEGLRLKAYKDSLGFWTIGYGHLCDGGKVMPVKAVIDKTEANELFETDFAVAFSDVSALFASVWQGLSDNRKIALIDMSFNLGIGKLAEFKQTLAAIKRGDFEAAANAALASKWAKQVGKRAITITEQIRKG; encoded by the coding sequence ATGAGCTATTTAGAAAAAGCCAAAGAGCAAATCAAGAAACACGAGGGCTTGAGGTTAAAAGCTTATAAAGACAGCTTAGGTTTCTGGACTATCGGTTACGGGCATTTATGCGACGGCGGAAAAGTTATGCCCGTTAAAGCCGTAATCGATAAAACCGAAGCAAACGAACTGTTTGAAACCGACTTCGCCGTAGCGTTTAGCGACGTTTCGGCACTGTTTGCCTCCGTTTGGCAAGGCTTAAGCGACAATCGCAAAATCGCGCTAATCGATATGAGCTTCAATCTGGGCATAGGCAAACTCGCGGAGTTTAAGCAAACGTTAGCGGCGATTAAACGCGGCGATTTCGAGGCGGCGGCAAACGCGGCGCTCGCCTCTAAATGGGCAAAACAGGTCGGCAAACGGGCGATAACCATTACCGAACAGATACGTAAAGGATAG